In Pristiophorus japonicus isolate sPriJap1 chromosome 2, sPriJap1.hap1, whole genome shotgun sequence, one genomic interval encodes:
- the LOC139237989 gene encoding zinc finger protein 79-like, giving the protein MEGDSSDRSTDNPFTCSVCGRRFDRSSQLDSHKGSHTGERRYECGQCGKRFIYLTSLSKHKRSHTGERPYQCEDCGKRFIYPYQLISHKRSHTGERPYRCEDCRKRFIYLYQLTSHMRSHTGERPYQCGDCGKRFIYPSGLTRHKSSHTGDRLYKCGDCGKGFIYPSELEAHQRSHTGEKPFNCPVCGKGFTQSCNLRTHQRVHSGERPFKCADCGQSFKKSQYLMRHQRIHTEERPFTCSKCEKGFTRSSSLLEHQNVHTGERPFTCSVCGKGFTRSSNLLTHQRVHTGERPFTCSVCAKSFTQSSNLLKHQRVHNIL; this is encoded by the coding sequence ATGGAAGGAGACAGCAGCGATCGCAGCACGGACAACCCGTTTACCTGCTCCGTTTGTGGACGCAGGTTCGACCGATCATCCCAACTGGACAGTCACAAGGGCAGCCACACTGGGGAGAGACGGTATGAATGTGGGCAGTGCGGGAAGAGATTCATTTATTTGACGTCCCTATCCaagcacaagcgcagtcacaccggAGAGAGACCGTACCAATGcgaggactgtgggaagagattcatttaCCCCTACCAGCTCATCagccacaagcgcagtcacactggagagagaccataTCGATGTGAAGACTGCAGGAAGAGATTCATTTATCTCTACCAGCTCACCAGCCACATGCGCAGTCACACCGGAGAGAGACCGTACCAATGCGGGGACTGCGGGAAGAGATTCATTTACCCCTCCGGGCTCACCAGACACAAGAGCAGTCACACCGGGGACCGACTatataaatgtggggactgtgggaaagggtTCATTTATCCATCCGAGCTGGAAGCCCaccagcgcagtcacactggggaaaaGCCGTTCAATTGTCccgtgtgcgggaagggattcactcagtcgtgcaacctgcggacacaccagcgagttcacagcggGGAGAGGCCATTTAAATGTGCCGACTGTGGGCAGAGCTTCAAAAAATCGCAGTACCTGATGAGACACCAGCgtattcacactgaggagaggccgttcacttgctccaagtgtgagaagggattcactcggtcatccagcctGTTGGAGCACCAGaatgttcatactggggagaggccgttcacctgctccgtgtgtgggaaaggattcactcggtcatctaacctgctgacacaccaacgtgttcacactggagagagaccgttcacctgctccgtgtgtgcaaagagtttcactcagtcatccaacctgctgaaacatcaACGAGTTCACAATATTCTGTAG